In the Desulfitibacter sp. BRH_c19 genome, one interval contains:
- a CDS encoding electron transfer flavoprotein subunit beta, whose translation MHIVVCVKQVPDTTEVRVDPETNTLIREGVPSIINPYDAHAVEAAVSLKEKYGGKVTVISMGPPQAEEVMRRSIAIGADEGILLSDRNFAGSDTLATSYILAQGIQRVSDKEPVDLVLCGKQAIDGDTAQVGPGIAVRLNIPQLTYVMEIEEVDLESKEIIVHRKLEDKKVRVACRFPALLTVVRDINEIRYSSLPDLIKSARYKPKLWTQKELGLDLQQIGLKGSPTSVSKIFAPPQRSEGEIIPGGQDNPNEAAKVLVQKLLSTKIIANK comes from the coding sequence TTGCATATTGTTGTTTGTGTAAAACAGGTGCCAGATACTACTGAGGTAAGAGTTGATCCAGAAACAAACACCTTGATTCGAGAAGGTGTTCCATCAATAATTAATCCATATGATGCCCATGCTGTGGAGGCCGCAGTTAGCTTAAAGGAAAAGTATGGTGGTAAAGTTACTGTCATATCAATGGGACCACCCCAAGCTGAAGAAGTAATGCGGCGAAGTATAGCAATTGGTGCAGATGAAGGAATATTATTAAGTGACAGAAATTTTGCTGGTTCAGATACTCTGGCAACTAGTTATATATTAGCCCAAGGAATACAGAGAGTCTCAGATAAGGAGCCAGTTGACCTGGTTTTATGTGGTAAGCAGGCAATAGACGGAGACACCGCTCAGGTAGGGCCAGGAATAGCTGTGCGGCTTAATATTCCTCAATTAACCTACGTTATGGAAATTGAAGAGGTAGATTTAGAGTCTAAGGAAATTATTGTACATCGTAAGTTAGAAGATAAAAAAGTACGTGTGGCATGTAGGTTTCCAGCATTATTAACAGTTGTTAGGGATATTAATGAAATTAGGTATTCAAGTCTACCAGATTTAATAAAATCCGCTCGCTATAAACCTAAATTATGGACTCAGAAAGAGTTAGGTTTAGATTTACAACAGATTGGTTTGAAGGGTTCGCCAACATCGGTAAGCAAAATATTTGCACCACCACAAAGAAGTGAAGGTGAAATCATCCCAGGTGGACAGGATAATCCAAACGAAGCTGCTAAAGTACTTGTACAAAAGTTATTGAGCACTAAAATAATTGCTAATAAATAG
- a CDS encoding electron transfer flavoprotein subunit alpha yields the protein MTVRVIEKNCIACGLCVQACPFEALEVKGDVAVVDPDKCTNCGDCVEICPADALALDEPPKEMTKKEIKSVEDNEAAAKEIKKELKEYNGIWIFIEQMDGKPAPVSWELLGEGARLAKQIDTELVGVLIGDKVASLAGEAFSYGADKVYLVENPLLKNYVTEPYTKVLVNLCKKYKPEIFLFGATSLGRDIAGAVATQLQTGLTADCTELTVDESSRYLMQTRPAFGGNIMATIVCRHRRPQMATVRPRVMSMPERQDGRTGEIIREDMDLKQEEILTRIIEVIEEKGSAVYLDKAEIIVAAGRGIGSKTNLKVIEELSEVLGGTVAASRAAVEAGWFEHTYQVGQTGVTVRPKVYFAVGISGAIQHLVGMQTSDVIVAINNDPDAPIFKFATFGIVGDYATVVPALTGEFKKRLNEEGLR from the coding sequence ATGACTGTAAGGGTAATTGAAAAAAATTGTATTGCATGTGGATTATGCGTTCAAGCTTGCCCCTTTGAAGCTCTCGAAGTTAAGGGTGATGTGGCTGTTGTAGACCCAGATAAATGTACTAATTGTGGTGACTGTGTAGAAATTTGCCCAGCTGATGCCTTAGCATTAGATGAGCCTCCCAAGGAAATGACTAAAAAAGAGATTAAATCAGTTGAAGACAATGAAGCTGCAGCAAAGGAAATTAAAAAAGAGCTTAAGGAATACAACGGTATCTGGATATTTATTGAGCAAATGGACGGAAAGCCCGCTCCAGTTTCCTGGGAATTACTCGGTGAAGGTGCAAGGCTTGCAAAGCAAATAGATACTGAATTAGTAGGGGTATTAATTGGGGATAAGGTTGCATCCTTGGCTGGGGAAGCTTTTTCTTATGGGGCTGATAAAGTTTACTTGGTAGAAAATCCTTTACTAAAGAATTATGTCACAGAACCTTATACCAAGGTATTAGTAAATCTATGCAAAAAATATAAACCAGAAATTTTTCTCTTTGGAGCCACCTCATTAGGAAGAGATATAGCAGGGGCTGTAGCAACTCAACTGCAAACTGGTCTTACTGCAGATTGCACTGAACTTACTGTGGATGAAAGTTCAAGGTATCTTATGCAAACCAGACCTGCCTTTGGGGGAAACATTATGGCTACAATTGTTTGCAGGCATCGTCGCCCACAAATGGCAACAGTAAGACCTAGGGTCATGAGTATGCCAGAGAGGCAGGATGGGCGTACAGGGGAAATAATTCGTGAAGATATGGATTTAAAACAAGAGGAAATCTTGACAAGAATAATAGAAGTAATAGAAGAGAAAGGTTCCGCAGTTTATTTAGATAAAGCAGAAATAATAGTAGCTGCAGGAAGAGGGATAGGCTCTAAGACCAACTTAAAAGTAATAGAGGAATTATCAGAAGTTTTAGGAGGAACTGTTGCTGCTTCAAGGGCAGCAGTAGAAGCGGGTTGGTTCGAACATACTTATCAAGTTGGACAAACAGGGGTTACCGTAAGACCAAAAGTATATTTTGCGGTTGGTATTTCAGGGGCAATTCAGCACTTGGTGGGGATGCAGACATCAGATGTGATTGTAGCTATCAATAATGATCCTGATGCACCAATTTTTAAATTTGCTACATTTGGTATAGTAGGAGATTATGCTACAGTAGTACCTGCATTAACTGGGGAGTTCAAAAAACGTCTTAATGAGGAGGGCTTGAGGTGA
- a CDS encoding nitrogen fixation protein FixC, translated as MTEKFDVIVVGAGPAGISTALTTTKAGLNTILIERGDFPGSKNVMGGVLYRHPTEQIVPEFYKVAPLERHIIEQRMWILDEDSAVTLGYKASRYGAEPYNAFTVLRARFDRWLATQAVEAGVLLITETVVEDLLIENDRVVGVRTGRPDGDVYGNVVVLAEGVNSILTQKAGLKKDGLKTTELAVAVKEVIGLPKEKIEDRFNLEQGQGVTIELVGDSTKGMVGTGFIYTNTDSISVGVGALLSQMVRKEINPNELLEHLKNHPMVRPLLEGGETKEYLGHMIPEGGYHSIPKLYRDGLLVVGDAAQFVNGIHREGSNMAMLSGKMAAETIIDAHKMGEFDERALSHYEKTLENSFILKDLQKYQNASELFETHDHFFSLYPQMINKAAHEFTTIDSIPKKEKQNKILKDITAQRSKFKLIKDMYRGWRVMG; from the coding sequence GTGACAGAAAAATTTGATGTAATTGTGGTGGGAGCCGGCCCTGCAGGTATTTCCACAGCTTTAACTACTACTAAAGCAGGACTTAACACTATCCTAATAGAAAGAGGAGATTTTCCAGGGTCAAAAAATGTTATGGGAGGTGTCTTATACAGACATCCAACTGAACAAATAGTTCCTGAGTTTTATAAAGTTGCCCCTTTGGAGAGACATATAATAGAACAAAGAATGTGGATCTTAGATGAAGATTCTGCTGTTACACTAGGCTATAAAGCTAGTAGGTATGGCGCTGAACCATATAATGCTTTTACAGTACTACGAGCTAGGTTTGATAGATGGCTGGCTACACAAGCTGTGGAAGCAGGAGTTCTATTGATAACGGAAACTGTGGTGGAGGATTTATTAATTGAAAATGACAGGGTCGTAGGTGTTAGAACAGGGAGACCAGATGGTGATGTCTATGGAAATGTAGTGGTTTTAGCTGAAGGTGTAAATTCAATCCTCACGCAAAAAGCAGGTTTAAAAAAGGATGGATTAAAGACAACAGAATTAGCAGTAGCGGTCAAAGAGGTAATTGGTTTACCTAAAGAAAAAATTGAGGACAGGTTTAACCTGGAACAAGGTCAGGGGGTAACAATTGAACTAGTTGGGGATTCCACAAAAGGAATGGTGGGAACAGGTTTTATCTATACTAATACTGACTCTATATCTGTAGGTGTAGGTGCACTTCTTTCACAAATGGTTAGGAAAGAAATAAATCCGAATGAGCTACTCGAGCATCTTAAGAATCATCCTATGGTTAGACCCCTTTTAGAAGGTGGAGAAACAAAGGAGTATTTAGGACACATGATACCAGAAGGAGGATATCATTCTATACCTAAGCTATATAGAGATGGGTTATTAGTTGTGGGTGATGCCGCCCAGTTTGTAAATGGCATCCATCGGGAAGGATCTAATATGGCGATGTTGTCAGGAAAAATGGCAGCAGAAACTATTATAGATGCTCATAAAATGGGTGAGTTTGATGAAAGAGCCTTATCTCATTACGAAAAAACCCTTGAGAACAGCTTCATATTAAAAGATTTACAAAAGTATCAAAATGCATCAGAACTTTTTGAAACACATGATCATTTTTTCTCTCTATATCCCCAAATGATTAACAAAGCAGCCCATGAATTTACAACGATAGATAGTATACCTAAAAAAGAAAAACAAAATAAAATCCTTAAAGACATTACTGCACAAAGGTCAAAGTTTAAGCTAATAAAAGATATGTATCGAGGATGGAGGGTTATGGGATGA
- a CDS encoding 4Fe-4S ferredoxin, which translates to MKSLEDKLFLNRYQPDKESHLKVINRDKCLECEGKPCTFICPAKVYSWNPKEKIIETAYEGCVECGTCRYGCAHDNIEWKNPRGGFGIMYKYG; encoded by the coding sequence ATGAAATCTTTAGAAGATAAACTATTTTTAAATAGATATCAACCTGATAAGGAAAGTCATTTAAAAGTAATAAATAGAGATAAGTGTTTGGAATGTGAAGGAAAACCATGTACATTTATTTGTCCTGCAAAGGTTTATAGTTGGAATCCTAAAGAGAAGATAATAGAGACAGCCTATGAAGGATGTGTTGAATGTGGTACTTGTAGGTATGGATGTGCCCATGATAATATAGAATGGAAGAATCCACGTGGAGGATTTGGAATTATGTATAAATATGGGTAA
- a CDS encoding prolipoprotein diacylglyceryl transferase codes for MDPIAFEIGPLSVRWYGILISTGVALGILLAYKESIRQRIDPDHILTIAIFALPAAFIGARLYYVIFRWSEYFQFHPNEILAVWHGGLAIHGGIIGGVLAGYLVVRKYNLNFWKMADIMAPSLILGQAIGRWGNFFNQEAYGYPTDLPWAMFIDGAYRHPTFLYEFIWNVGVFAYLIYRRYQPNVKQGELFISYLVFYSAGRVIIESFRTDSLMLGPLRVAQVISIGLIILGLIIYYLKVKKAPKYNIN; via the coding sequence ATGGATCCAATAGCCTTTGAAATAGGTCCGTTATCAGTTAGATGGTACGGAATTTTAATAAGTACAGGTGTTGCACTAGGGATTTTATTAGCATATAAAGAGAGTATACGGCAAAGAATTGATCCTGATCATATACTTACAATTGCCATCTTTGCTTTGCCAGCAGCTTTTATTGGAGCAAGACTTTACTATGTGATTTTTCGATGGAGTGAGTATTTTCAATTTCACCCGAATGAGATTCTAGCAGTATGGCATGGAGGTTTGGCAATACATGGAGGTATAATAGGTGGGGTCCTGGCGGGCTATCTGGTTGTTAGAAAATACAATCTTAACTTTTGGAAGATGGCTGATATAATGGCTCCTAGTCTTATCTTAGGCCAAGCTATTGGTCGGTGGGGCAATTTTTTTAACCAAGAAGCTTACGGTTATCCTACTGATTTACCATGGGCAATGTTTATAGATGGTGCATATAGGCATCCAACCTTTTTATATGAATTCATATGGAATGTTGGTGTTTTTGCATATTTAATTTATAGGAGATATCAACCTAATGTAAAACAAGGAGAATTATTTATAAGCTATTTAGTATTTTACTCTGCAGGAAGGGTAATTATAGAATCTTTTAGAACAGACAGCTTAATGCTAGGGCCTCTAAGGGTAGCCCAAGTGATTAGTATAGGGTTAATCATTCTTGGGTTAATCATTTATTATCTTAAAGTTAAGAAAGCTCCTAAATATAATATTAACTAG
- a CDS encoding peptide chain release factor 3 — protein MTTTRHDLKTKVKNRRTFAIISHPDAGKTTLTEKMLLFGGAIRLAGTVKGRKAKKFATSDWMEIEKQRGISVTSSVMQFSYKEHDINILDTPGHQDFSEDTYRTLTAADSAVMLIDVAKGVEAQTVKLFQVCRMQNIPVFTFINKMDRYGKDPLELLEELEQVLGIRSCPLNWPIGMGSDFVGIFDRQNNRLELFDGDNKSKIIQLGDNGITDPVVKDLLSEAHYKQLNDDIELLDIAGDPFDLEKINQGKLSPVFFGSALTNFGVQTFLDEFLELAPAPGPRKSNVGLIDPIENEFSGFIFKIQANMNPAHRDRLAFLRICSGVFERNMTVNHIRLGKKIKLAQPQQFLAQERHIIEEAYPGDIIGIFDPGIFLIGDTLTANGSFEFEKLPQFTPEHFAKVTTKDAMKHKQFYKGMYQLSEEGAVQIYRTFLQGTENIVLGVVGELQFEVFQHRLKGEYGVELVIERLPYQFARWLKSEEKIDPLKLKSFNSLFVKDQDKNLVALFESDFHLEWMMEKNPKVHFLTINREDVSNDVTYIRG, from the coding sequence ATGACTACTACAAGGCACGACCTAAAAACCAAAGTAAAAAACAGACGTACTTTCGCTATTATATCTCACCCTGATGCTGGTAAAACCACATTGACAGAAAAGATGCTTCTTTTTGGTGGAGCCATCAGGTTAGCTGGCACAGTAAAAGGAAGAAAGGCTAAAAAGTTTGCTACCTCAGACTGGATGGAAATAGAAAAACAACGAGGCATCTCAGTTACTTCTAGTGTAATGCAGTTTTCTTATAAAGAGCATGATATTAATATCTTAGATACACCTGGACATCAGGACTTTAGTGAAGACACATATCGTACTCTTACAGCAGCAGATAGCGCAGTTATGCTAATAGATGTAGCTAAAGGAGTGGAAGCACAAACAGTAAAACTTTTTCAGGTTTGTCGTATGCAAAACATCCCTGTCTTTACCTTTATTAATAAAATGGATCGATATGGCAAGGACCCTCTAGAATTACTAGAGGAGTTAGAACAAGTATTAGGCATTCGTTCATGTCCACTTAATTGGCCTATTGGAATGGGCTCTGATTTTGTAGGTATTTTTGATAGGCAAAATAATAGATTGGAACTTTTTGATGGTGATAATAAGAGCAAAATCATCCAACTTGGCGATAATGGAATTACTGACCCAGTCGTTAAGGATTTATTAAGCGAGGCGCATTACAAACAGCTTAATGATGACATTGAGCTATTAGATATTGCTGGTGATCCATTTGATTTGGAAAAGATAAACCAAGGTAAACTTAGTCCTGTCTTTTTCGGTAGTGCTTTGACTAACTTTGGTGTACAAACCTTTTTAGATGAATTTCTAGAACTTGCTCCAGCTCCTGGACCAAGAAAAAGCAATGTGGGATTAATAGATCCAATAGAAAATGAATTTTCTGGGTTTATCTTTAAAATCCAGGCGAATATGAATCCTGCCCACCGGGATAGGCTTGCCTTTTTACGAATTTGTTCAGGGGTGTTTGAACGAAATATGACTGTTAATCATATTCGTTTAGGGAAGAAAATTAAGCTAGCTCAACCTCAGCAATTTTTAGCCCAGGAACGTCATATTATAGAAGAGGCATATCCTGGGGATATTATTGGTATCTTTGACCCGGGAATTTTCTTAATTGGAGATACCCTCACAGCAAATGGCTCGTTTGAATTTGAAAAGCTGCCCCAATTTACTCCTGAGCATTTTGCCAAGGTAACTACCAAAGATGCCATGAAGCATAAGCAATTTTATAAAGGAATGTACCAGTTATCTGAAGAAGGAGCTGTACAAATCTATAGAACTTTTTTGCAGGGGACGGAAAATATAGTTTTAGGGGTTGTAGGTGAACTCCAGTTCGAAGTATTTCAACACAGGCTTAAAGGGGAATATGGTGTAGAGCTAGTTATAGAAAGATTGCCCTACCAGTTTGCACGTTGGTTAAAAAGCGAGGAAAAGATAGACCCATTGAAGCTAAAGAGTTTTAATAGTCTCTTTGTAAAAGACCAGGATAAAAACTTGGTAGCCTTATTTGAAAGTGATTTCCATTTGGAATGGATGATGGAAAAAAACCCTAAGGTACATTTTCTAACTATTAATAGAGAAGATGTTAGTAATGATGTAACGTATATTAGAGGTTAG
- a CDS encoding DNA-binding protein, whose translation MEKDIMTITQVAKYLQISEVTTYKLVNEGKMKAFKIGRHWRVKRDDLDEYIEKLKNGERL comes from the coding sequence ATGGAGAAAGATATAATGACTATTACACAAGTGGCTAAGTATCTTCAAATTAGTGAGGTAACAACATATAAATTGGTCAATGAAGGTAAAATGAAAGCCTTTAAAATTGGCCGGCATTGGCGTGTGAAAAGAGATGATTTAGATGAATATATTGAAAAACTAAAAAATGGTGAGCGTTTATAA